A portion of the Fusobacterium nucleatum genome contains these proteins:
- the ylxM gene encoding YlxM family DNA-binding protein, translating to MILDEFVEIANLLEIYSSLLSEKQKEYLEDHFENDLSLSEIAKNNNVSRQAIYDNIKRGVALLYDYEDKLKFYQMKKNIRKELVDLKEDFTKENLEKIIENLL from the coding sequence ATGATTTTAGATGAATTTGTTGAAATTGCCAATCTTTTGGAAATTTATTCTTCTCTTTTGAGTGAGAAACAAAAAGAGTATTTAGAAGATCATTTTGAAAATGATTTGTCTCTTTCTGAAATTGCTAAAAATAATAATGTTAGCAGACAAGCAATTTATGATAATATAAAAAGAGGAGTTGCTCTTCTATATGATTATGAAGATAAATTAAAATTTTATCAAATGAAGAAGAATATAAGGAAAGAATTAGTAGATTTGAAAGAAGATTTTACAAAGGAAAATTTGGAAAAGATTATAGAAAACTTACTTTAA